Proteins from one Desulfonema limicola genomic window:
- the gatC gene encoding Asp-tRNA(Asn)/Glu-tRNA(Gln) amidotransferase subunit GatC, with protein sequence MKITKQEVLHVARLARLDMDDESVDKFAGQIGTILEYVDTLQQVDTRGVKPTSHAISLSNAFREDGEISHMDRDKALANAPEKEDGYFIVPKVVG encoded by the coding sequence ATGAAAATAACAAAACAAGAGGTTCTCCATGTAGCCAGACTTGCCCGTCTGGATATGGATGATGAATCTGTGGATAAATTTGCCGGTCAGATAGGCACTATACTTGAATATGTTGATACCCTCCAGCAGGTTGATACCAGAGGAGTAAAGCCCACATCCCATGCTATTTCCCTTAGCAATGCTTTCAGGGAAGATGGGGAAATCAGTCATATGGACAGGGATAAAGCTCTTGCCAATGCGCCTGAAAAAGAAGACGGGTATTTTATTGTCCCAAAGGTTGTGGGTTAA